Proteins encoded by one window of Methylovirgula ligni:
- a CDS encoding amino acid--[acyl-carrier-protein] ligase codes for MSAPLKNPKPEPASNDPLGALAEILWRPLGIDGVYGRTGAYETVLGKLDAYISRERDPRAEVLRFPPVMSRRDLEKNGYLKSFPNLLGCVCALHGSETDIRAAAERADGNWTSALSPADLVLTPAACYPLYPIAAERGPVTHGGAYFDVAADCFRHEPSRDLDRLQSFRMREYVCIGTPDEADDFREGWIARAKDLIAALGLSYTVAPASDPFFGRTGQMMAVSQLQQALKFELLIPVRSGDSPTACVSFNYHRDHFGLTWGLYDHAGDVAHTCCVAFGMDRLTLALFRAHGVDVARWPASVREALSL; via the coding sequence ATGAGCGCCCCTTTAAAGAATCCGAAGCCCGAACCTGCATCGAACGATCCGCTTGGTGCGCTTGCCGAGATTCTCTGGCGCCCGCTCGGTATCGATGGCGTTTACGGGCGTACGGGTGCTTACGAGACGGTTCTCGGCAAGCTTGATGCCTACATTTCACGTGAGCGTGACCCACGCGCCGAGGTGCTGCGCTTTCCGCCGGTGATGAGCCGCCGTGATCTCGAAAAGAACGGCTATCTGAAAAGCTTCCCGAATCTGCTTGGCTGCGTGTGCGCGCTGCATGGCTCGGAAACGGATATCCGTGCTGCGGCGGAGCGGGCGGACGGCAATTGGACCAGCGCGCTCTCGCCGGCGGATCTCGTCCTGACGCCCGCCGCATGCTATCCGCTCTATCCGATTGCGGCGGAGCGCGGTCCCGTGACGCACGGGGGCGCTTATTTCGACGTTGCCGCCGATTGTTTTCGGCATGAGCCGTCACGGGATCTCGATCGCCTGCAATCCTTCCGGATGCGCGAATATGTCTGCATCGGAACTCCCGATGAAGCCGACGATTTCCGCGAAGGCTGGATCGCACGCGCCAAGGATTTGATCGCGGCGCTCGGGCTTTCTTACACGGTCGCTCCGGCGAGCGATCCTTTCTTTGGCCGCACCGGTCAGATGATGGCGGTGAGCCAGCTTCAACAGGCGCTGAAATTTGAATTGCTGATTCCGGTACGTTCCGGCGATTCACCGACGGCTTGCGTGAGCTTCAATTATCATCGCGATCATTTCGGTCTGACATGGGGCCTCTACGACCATGCCGGCGACGTCGCGCATACCTGCTGCGTCGCCTTCGGCATGGACCGTCTGACACTGGCGCTTTTCCGCGCGCATGGCGTGGATGTCGCGCGATGGCCGGCGAGCGTAAGAGAAGCGCTGAGCCTCTAG
- a CDS encoding SDR family NAD(P)-dependent oxidoreductase has product MLNVLVTGGSRGLGLGIARRLAKAGYRVIVIARRESDALKHAIAEADAAATGKIAFVPFDLSETGALPALATRLRKEFGSIYGLVNNAGIGTAGVLATMPNDDIERLIRLNILSPILLTKYISRAMLASGRGRIINIASIVASSGFSGLSVYSATKASLIGFTRSLARELGRIGITVNAIAPGFIATEMTHALSEDDRAKIARRSALQRLADVEDVANAVEFLLGDGGRNISGTVMTIDAGGTA; this is encoded by the coding sequence ATGCTTAACGTTCTCGTCACCGGCGGCAGTCGCGGCCTCGGTCTCGGCATTGCACGGCGCCTCGCGAAGGCAGGCTACCGCGTCATCGTGATCGCCCGGCGCGAAAGCGATGCTCTCAAACACGCGATCGCCGAGGCGGATGCGGCAGCGACCGGAAAGATCGCCTTCGTGCCTTTCGACTTGAGCGAGACCGGCGCGCTTCCGGCGCTTGCAACGCGCCTGCGCAAAGAATTCGGATCGATTTATGGGCTCGTCAACAATGCCGGTATCGGCACGGCGGGCGTTCTCGCGACAATGCCGAACGATGACATCGAACGATTGATCCGGCTCAACATCCTATCGCCGATACTGCTCACCAAATATATCTCGCGCGCGATGCTCGCCAGTGGCCGCGGGCGTATCATCAATATCGCCTCGATCGTCGCGAGTTCGGGGTTCAGCGGCCTCTCGGTCTATTCCGCGACCAAGGCCTCGCTCATTGGCTTCACCCGCTCGCTCGCGCGGGAACTCGGCCGGATCGGGATCACGGTCAATGCCATCGCGCCGGGCTTCATCGCCACGGAGATGACCCATGCACTCAGCGAGGATGATCGCGCGAAAATCGCACGCCGCAGCGCCCTGCAACGGCTGGCGGACGTCGAGGACGTAGCAAATGCAGTGGAATTTTTGCTCGGCGACGGCGGCCGTAACATTTCCGGCACCGTCATGACCATAGACGCCGGTGGTACTGCCTAG